The Chloroflexota bacterium genome contains a region encoding:
- a CDS encoding dinitrogenase iron-molybdenum cofactor biosynthesis protein, whose product MRIAISADDPNGLEAIVSPHFGRCPYYVLVDVEEGQIAAVQAIENPYFRQHAPGVVPEFIRRQGANVMLTGGMGRRAVAFFEQFGIEPVTGASGTVRHALSQYLNGDLTGAQPCHESVAHAQQEGEYERDEVGRLREEAEGLREQLKQIEDRLGRLSSN is encoded by the coding sequence ATGCGTATCGCCATTTCCGCTGATGATCCCAACGGACTGGAAGCCATCGTCAGCCCACACTTCGGGCGATGTCCTTACTATGTCCTCGTGGACGTGGAGGAGGGGCAGATCGCGGCCGTCCAGGCGATCGAGAATCCCTACTTTCGGCAACATGCCCCCGGCGTGGTGCCCGAATTCATTCGCCGACAGGGGGCCAATGTCATGCTCACCGGAGGCATGGGCCGTCGCGCGGTGGCCTTCTTCGAGCAGTTCGGCATCGAGCCGGTGACGGGCGCCAGCGGGACGGTGCGCCACGCGCTGTCCCAATACCTGAACGGCGATCTCACGGGCGCCCAACCGTGCCATGAGAGCGTAGCCCATGCCCAACAAGAAGGTGAATACGAGAGGGACGAGGTTGGCCGTCTACGCGAGGAGGCCGAAGGGCTACGGGAGCAACTGAAACAGATCGAGGACCGGTTGGGCCGGTTATCATCCAATTGA
- a CDS encoding dinitrogenase iron-molybdenum cofactor biosynthesis protein translates to MKIVVSANGYDLDAPASPVFGRCPVYVFVDTETMAFEAVDNPAQAASGGAGIQAAQFVVNHGAQAVLSGNVGPNAFDVLAAANVPVYLVAEGTVRDAVEAFKAGRLQRMDQASVRAHAGMRGGRGMGMRGGMGGSRGMGAGRGMTSSTTPPSTNARTREIEELKGQARELRQQLAQLLDRIDQLERGS, encoded by the coding sequence ATGAAGATCGTCGTATCAGCCAACGGATACGATCTGGATGCACCGGCCAGCCCCGTCTTCGGGCGCTGCCCCGTCTACGTCTTCGTCGATACGGAGACGATGGCCTTTGAGGCCGTGGACAACCCGGCGCAGGCCGCCAGCGGCGGCGCCGGCATCCAGGCGGCCCAATTCGTCGTCAACCACGGGGCGCAGGCCGTGCTAAGCGGGAACGTCGGCCCCAACGCCTTCGACGTGTTGGCGGCGGCCAACGTGCCCGTCTACCTGGTCGCTGAAGGCACGGTGCGCGATGCGGTCGAGGCGTTCAAGGCCGGCCGTCTGCAACGGATGGACCAGGCCAGCGTGCGAGCACACGCCGGGATGCGCGGCGGACGCGGTATGGGAATGCGCGGTGGCATGGGAGGTAGCCGAGGCATGGGCGCCGGCCGAGGCATGACATCTTCCACGACTCCTCCATCGACGAACGCGCGTACCCGGGAGATCGAGGAGTTGAAGGGGCAGGCCCGCGAGCTGCGCCAACAACTGGCTCAGCTCCTGGACCGCATCGATCAACTGGAGCGAGGATCGTAA